From Haliotis asinina isolate JCU_RB_2024 chromosome 8, JCU_Hal_asi_v2, whole genome shotgun sequence, a single genomic window includes:
- the LOC137294000 gene encoding uncharacterized protein isoform X4: MSAFGVINLDYNLERSVQKHKTGENSAGENRDFHQHSMNNIVKRKKTVFFPASGVCSAQHVQTAERRVLSDNSNISHSTAVAPKPMVQCTEYPKAVKAKPAFRATPGNQGCRKVRKHRLSTKKKLCINGPERVIPFDEPMDLDDPALRLRHLLKTVPVGIKDIDSDKGELYSPAYAQDIIDYLQAVETRWSFPTDFLEDQTEVTPSMRAVLVDWLMQVQCHERLSDDTLHLTVALIDRYICHIVPAIHEVQLLGITCVLIAAKFVERFPPEISTLCHLTDNTYTEDEVITMEIRVLKTLKFDLNIPSPFAFLDRFLQAEENDSKVSHLCRYLLDLSLVSSGTVRFVPSMLAAGSLYLSRRIFLSLVGQVWSPNLAFYSKYSENDLVQCVRHLDKLLTKAPTGNHKAARNKHAKSDYGCISSNPLILPVM, translated from the exons ATGTCCGCTTTCGGGGTAATAAATCTAGACTATAATCTAGAACGGTCGGTGCAGAAACACAAGACCGGCGAAAACAGCGCAGGCGAGAACCGGGATTTTCACCAGCACAGCATGAACAACATCGTGAAGCGCAAGAAGACGGTCTTCTTCCCAGCCTCGGGGGTCTGCTCAGCTCAACACGTCCAAACGGCG GAACGCCGTGTGCTTAGCGACAACAGCAACATCTCGCACAGTACAGCAGTCGCCCCTAAACCGATGGTGCAGTGTACTGAATACCCCAAAGCTGTCAAGGCAAAGCCGGCATTTCGTGCAACTCCTG GTAATCAAGGATGCCGGAAGGTCAGGAAGCACAGACTCAGTACCAAGAAGAAACTCTGCATCAATGGTCCAGAGCGCGTCATTCCGTTTG ACGAGCCTATGGACCTTGATGATCCTGCTCTACGACTCCGCCACCTGCTGAAGACAGTTCCTGTTGGCATCAAGGATATAGACTCGGACAAGGGGGAGCTTTACAGCCCGGCCTATGCACAAGACATCATTGATTACCTGCAG GCTGTGGAAACTCGGTGGTCATTCCCGACGGACTTCTTGGAGGATCAGACTGAGGTGACGCCCAGTATGAGAGCTGTCCTAGTGGACTGGTTGATGCAGGTCCAG TGTCATGAACGTCTCAGTGACGACACGCTGCACCTGACAGTTGCCCTCATCGACCGCTACATCTGTCACATAGTTCCGGCTATACACGAGGTTCAGCTTCTCGGCATCACCTGTGTGCTGATAGCTGCCAAGTTCGTGGAGAGATTCCCACCCGAG ATATCAACCCTGTGCCACCTGACTGACAACACGTACACGGAGGACGAAGTGATCACCATGGAGATTCGGGTCCTCAAGACACTCAAGTTCGACCTCAATATTCCTAGTCCATTTGCCTTCCTGGACAGATTCCTGCAAGCTGAAGAAAACGATTCAAAG GTCTCCCATCTATGCAGATACCTTCTGGACCTGTCCCTCGTCAGTTCTGGTACCGTCAGGTTCGTGCCGTCCATGCTGGCTGCCGGATCTCTCTATCTCTCCAGGCGCATCTTCCTGTCTCTCGTGGGACAGGTGTGGTCCCCGAATCTCGCCTTTTACAGCAAATATTCGGAAAACGACCTGGTGCAGTGTGTTCGTCACCTCGACAAGCTACTGACTAAGGCACCCACTGGGAACCACAAG GCTGCTCGGAACAAGCACGCGAAATCTGACTACGGTTGCATATCGTCCAACCCCCTGATATTGCCGGTGATGTGA
- the LOC137293701 gene encoding mitochondrial amidoxime-reducing component 1-like, whose product MAGVDIQPAAVFLTLAGGVVIKYILSAIVGSRRRDYELVGEVASLTCYPIKSCGGFNVESGYCTNLGLQVADSILDRHWVVTDASYNMLTSSQMPTLALVRTACRDGQLIVDAPDMPTLSLSTSPVVDRSKVVDVVSSSGNATLEGLDCGDEAANWFSKYLARDGVRLLHSAPGLQKRDLTQEKKSWGSPAIAGDRAVYSDFCAYLLMSQTSQDAVNQQLQQPLSLNHFRPTIVVKGSRPFDEDEWQSVRIGNQAILRTLYCTPRCIKVNVDFKTGQRIKDKKPLDLLQRIRCVPRFGKSPILGISSALDQGGRVQVGDPVYAIRA is encoded by the exons ATGGCGGGCGTGGACATACAACCAGCCGCTGTTTTCCTGACACTGGCCGGAGGGGTGGTTATCAAATACATATTGTCAGCCATTGTGGGTTCAAGGAGGAGAGACTATGAATTGGTTGGGGAGGTGGCCAGTTTAACCTGCTACCCGATCAAGTCCTGCGGGGGTTTCAACGTGGAGAGCGGATACTGCACGAATCTAGGTCTTCAAGTTGCAGATAGTATTCTGGACAG ACACTGGGTGGTCACTGACGCCAGTTACAACATGCTGACCTCCAGTCAGATGCCCACTTTAGCCCTGGTCAGAACTGCGTGTAGGGATGGACAGCTGATCGTTGACGCTCCGGACATGCCGACTCTCTCGTTGTCCACGTCCCCAGTCGTTGATAGGAGCAAAGTTGTTGATGTTGTCAGCAG CAGCGGCAACGCCACGCTCGAGGGCCTAGACTGTGGGGATGAGGCAGCCAACTGGTTCAGCAAGTACCTGGCCAGGGACGGGGTCAGGCTCCTCCACTCAGCCCCCGGGCTTCAGAAGCGGGATCTTACACAGGAGAAGAAATCCTGGGGTAGTCCAGCTATAGCTGGCGACCGG GCTGTCTACAGCGACTTCTGTGCCTACCTGCTGATGTCGCAGACGTCCCAGGACGCCGTGAACCAGCAGCTGCAGCAGCCCCTCTCCCTCAACCACTTCAGACCCACCATCGTAGTGAAGGGAAGCAGACCATTTGATGAA GACGAGTGGCAGTCGGTAAGGATCGGCAACCAGGCCATTCTACGAACCCTGTACTGTACCCCGAG ATGCATCAAAGTGAACGTTGACTTCAAAACCGGCCAAAGGATAAAGGATAAGAAGCCCCTAGACCTGCTGCAGAG GATCCGCTGTGTTCCTCGGTTTGGGAAGTCGCCCATTCTCGGGATCAGCTCGGCACTTGACCAGGGTGGCAGGGTCCAGGTGGGTGACCCCGTCTACGCCATCAGGGCATAG
- the LOC137294000 gene encoding uncharacterized protein isoform X2 has protein sequence MSAFGVINLDYNLERSVQKHKTGENSAGENRDFHQHSMNNIVKRKKTVFFPASGVCSAQHVQTAVRQHERRVLSDNSNISHSTAVAPKPMVQCTEYPKAVKAKPAFRATPGNQGCRKVRKHRLSTKKKLCINGPERVIPFDEPMDLDDPALRLRHLLKTVPVGIKDIDSDKGELYSPAYAQDIIDYLQAVETRWSFPTDFLEDQTEVTPSMRAVLVDWLMQVQCHERLSDDTLHLTVALIDRYICHIVPAIHEVQLLGITCVLIAAKFVERFPPEISTLCHLTDNTYTEDEVITMEIRVLKTLKFDLNIPSPFAFLDRFLQAEENDSKVSHLCRYLLDLSLVSSGTVRFVPSMLAAGSLYLSRRIFLSLVGQVWSPNLAFYSKYSENDLVQCVRHLDKLLTKAPTGNHKAARNKHAKSDYGCISSNPLILPVM, from the exons ATGTCCGCTTTCGGGGTAATAAATCTAGACTATAATCTAGAACGGTCGGTGCAGAAACACAAGACCGGCGAAAACAGCGCAGGCGAGAACCGGGATTTTCACCAGCACAGCATGAACAACATCGTGAAGCGCAAGAAGACGGTCTTCTTCCCAGCCTCGGGGGTCTGCTCAGCTCAACACGTCCAAACGGCGGTCAGGCAACAT GAACGCCGTGTGCTTAGCGACAACAGCAACATCTCGCACAGTACAGCAGTCGCCCCTAAACCGATGGTGCAGTGTACTGAATACCCCAAAGCTGTCAAGGCAAAGCCGGCATTTCGTGCAACTCCTG GTAATCAAGGATGCCGGAAGGTCAGGAAGCACAGACTCAGTACCAAGAAGAAACTCTGCATCAATGGTCCAGAGCGCGTCATTCCGTTTG ACGAGCCTATGGACCTTGATGATCCTGCTCTACGACTCCGCCACCTGCTGAAGACAGTTCCTGTTGGCATCAAGGATATAGACTCGGACAAGGGGGAGCTTTACAGCCCGGCCTATGCACAAGACATCATTGATTACCTGCAG GCTGTGGAAACTCGGTGGTCATTCCCGACGGACTTCTTGGAGGATCAGACTGAGGTGACGCCCAGTATGAGAGCTGTCCTAGTGGACTGGTTGATGCAGGTCCAG TGTCATGAACGTCTCAGTGACGACACGCTGCACCTGACAGTTGCCCTCATCGACCGCTACATCTGTCACATAGTTCCGGCTATACACGAGGTTCAGCTTCTCGGCATCACCTGTGTGCTGATAGCTGCCAAGTTCGTGGAGAGATTCCCACCCGAG ATATCAACCCTGTGCCACCTGACTGACAACACGTACACGGAGGACGAAGTGATCACCATGGAGATTCGGGTCCTCAAGACACTCAAGTTCGACCTCAATATTCCTAGTCCATTTGCCTTCCTGGACAGATTCCTGCAAGCTGAAGAAAACGATTCAAAG GTCTCCCATCTATGCAGATACCTTCTGGACCTGTCCCTCGTCAGTTCTGGTACCGTCAGGTTCGTGCCGTCCATGCTGGCTGCCGGATCTCTCTATCTCTCCAGGCGCATCTTCCTGTCTCTCGTGGGACAGGTGTGGTCCCCGAATCTCGCCTTTTACAGCAAATATTCGGAAAACGACCTGGTGCAGTGTGTTCGTCACCTCGACAAGCTACTGACTAAGGCACCCACTGGGAACCACAAG GCTGCTCGGAACAAGCACGCGAAATCTGACTACGGTTGCATATCGTCCAACCCCCTGATATTGCCGGTGATGTGA
- the LOC137294000 gene encoding uncharacterized protein isoform X1, with translation MSAFGVINLDYNLERSVQKHKTGENSAGENRDFHQHSMNNIVKRKKTVFFPASGVCSAQHVQTAVRQHERRVLSDNSNISHSTAVAPKPMVQCTEYPKAVKAKPAFRATPGNQGCRKVRKHRLSTKKKLCINGPERVIPFDEPMDLDDPALRLRHLLKTVPVGIKDIDSDKGELYSPAYAQDIIDYLQVGPRAVETRWSFPTDFLEDQTEVTPSMRAVLVDWLMQVQCHERLSDDTLHLTVALIDRYICHIVPAIHEVQLLGITCVLIAAKFVERFPPEISTLCHLTDNTYTEDEVITMEIRVLKTLKFDLNIPSPFAFLDRFLQAEENDSKVSHLCRYLLDLSLVSSGTVRFVPSMLAAGSLYLSRRIFLSLVGQVWSPNLAFYSKYSENDLVQCVRHLDKLLTKAPTGNHKAARNKHAKSDYGCISSNPLILPVM, from the exons ATGTCCGCTTTCGGGGTAATAAATCTAGACTATAATCTAGAACGGTCGGTGCAGAAACACAAGACCGGCGAAAACAGCGCAGGCGAGAACCGGGATTTTCACCAGCACAGCATGAACAACATCGTGAAGCGCAAGAAGACGGTCTTCTTCCCAGCCTCGGGGGTCTGCTCAGCTCAACACGTCCAAACGGCGGTCAGGCAACAT GAACGCCGTGTGCTTAGCGACAACAGCAACATCTCGCACAGTACAGCAGTCGCCCCTAAACCGATGGTGCAGTGTACTGAATACCCCAAAGCTGTCAAGGCAAAGCCGGCATTTCGTGCAACTCCTG GTAATCAAGGATGCCGGAAGGTCAGGAAGCACAGACTCAGTACCAAGAAGAAACTCTGCATCAATGGTCCAGAGCGCGTCATTCCGTTTG ACGAGCCTATGGACCTTGATGATCCTGCTCTACGACTCCGCCACCTGCTGAAGACAGTTCCTGTTGGCATCAAGGATATAGACTCGGACAAGGGGGAGCTTTACAGCCCGGCCTATGCACAAGACATCATTGATTACCTGCAGGTCGGTCCGCGG GCTGTGGAAACTCGGTGGTCATTCCCGACGGACTTCTTGGAGGATCAGACTGAGGTGACGCCCAGTATGAGAGCTGTCCTAGTGGACTGGTTGATGCAGGTCCAG TGTCATGAACGTCTCAGTGACGACACGCTGCACCTGACAGTTGCCCTCATCGACCGCTACATCTGTCACATAGTTCCGGCTATACACGAGGTTCAGCTTCTCGGCATCACCTGTGTGCTGATAGCTGCCAAGTTCGTGGAGAGATTCCCACCCGAG ATATCAACCCTGTGCCACCTGACTGACAACACGTACACGGAGGACGAAGTGATCACCATGGAGATTCGGGTCCTCAAGACACTCAAGTTCGACCTCAATATTCCTAGTCCATTTGCCTTCCTGGACAGATTCCTGCAAGCTGAAGAAAACGATTCAAAG GTCTCCCATCTATGCAGATACCTTCTGGACCTGTCCCTCGTCAGTTCTGGTACCGTCAGGTTCGTGCCGTCCATGCTGGCTGCCGGATCTCTCTATCTCTCCAGGCGCATCTTCCTGTCTCTCGTGGGACAGGTGTGGTCCCCGAATCTCGCCTTTTACAGCAAATATTCGGAAAACGACCTGGTGCAGTGTGTTCGTCACCTCGACAAGCTACTGACTAAGGCACCCACTGGGAACCACAAG GCTGCTCGGAACAAGCACGCGAAATCTGACTACGGTTGCATATCGTCCAACCCCCTGATATTGCCGGTGATGTGA
- the LOC137294000 gene encoding uncharacterized protein isoform X3, translated as MSAFGVINLDYNLERSVQKHKTGENSAGENRDFHQHSMNNIVKRKKTVFFPASGVCSAQHVQTAERRVLSDNSNISHSTAVAPKPMVQCTEYPKAVKAKPAFRATPGNQGCRKVRKHRLSTKKKLCINGPERVIPFDEPMDLDDPALRLRHLLKTVPVGIKDIDSDKGELYSPAYAQDIIDYLQVGPRAVETRWSFPTDFLEDQTEVTPSMRAVLVDWLMQVQCHERLSDDTLHLTVALIDRYICHIVPAIHEVQLLGITCVLIAAKFVERFPPEISTLCHLTDNTYTEDEVITMEIRVLKTLKFDLNIPSPFAFLDRFLQAEENDSKVSHLCRYLLDLSLVSSGTVRFVPSMLAAGSLYLSRRIFLSLVGQVWSPNLAFYSKYSENDLVQCVRHLDKLLTKAPTGNHKAARNKHAKSDYGCISSNPLILPVM; from the exons ATGTCCGCTTTCGGGGTAATAAATCTAGACTATAATCTAGAACGGTCGGTGCAGAAACACAAGACCGGCGAAAACAGCGCAGGCGAGAACCGGGATTTTCACCAGCACAGCATGAACAACATCGTGAAGCGCAAGAAGACGGTCTTCTTCCCAGCCTCGGGGGTCTGCTCAGCTCAACACGTCCAAACGGCG GAACGCCGTGTGCTTAGCGACAACAGCAACATCTCGCACAGTACAGCAGTCGCCCCTAAACCGATGGTGCAGTGTACTGAATACCCCAAAGCTGTCAAGGCAAAGCCGGCATTTCGTGCAACTCCTG GTAATCAAGGATGCCGGAAGGTCAGGAAGCACAGACTCAGTACCAAGAAGAAACTCTGCATCAATGGTCCAGAGCGCGTCATTCCGTTTG ACGAGCCTATGGACCTTGATGATCCTGCTCTACGACTCCGCCACCTGCTGAAGACAGTTCCTGTTGGCATCAAGGATATAGACTCGGACAAGGGGGAGCTTTACAGCCCGGCCTATGCACAAGACATCATTGATTACCTGCAGGTCGGTCCGCGG GCTGTGGAAACTCGGTGGTCATTCCCGACGGACTTCTTGGAGGATCAGACTGAGGTGACGCCCAGTATGAGAGCTGTCCTAGTGGACTGGTTGATGCAGGTCCAG TGTCATGAACGTCTCAGTGACGACACGCTGCACCTGACAGTTGCCCTCATCGACCGCTACATCTGTCACATAGTTCCGGCTATACACGAGGTTCAGCTTCTCGGCATCACCTGTGTGCTGATAGCTGCCAAGTTCGTGGAGAGATTCCCACCCGAG ATATCAACCCTGTGCCACCTGACTGACAACACGTACACGGAGGACGAAGTGATCACCATGGAGATTCGGGTCCTCAAGACACTCAAGTTCGACCTCAATATTCCTAGTCCATTTGCCTTCCTGGACAGATTCCTGCAAGCTGAAGAAAACGATTCAAAG GTCTCCCATCTATGCAGATACCTTCTGGACCTGTCCCTCGTCAGTTCTGGTACCGTCAGGTTCGTGCCGTCCATGCTGGCTGCCGGATCTCTCTATCTCTCCAGGCGCATCTTCCTGTCTCTCGTGGGACAGGTGTGGTCCCCGAATCTCGCCTTTTACAGCAAATATTCGGAAAACGACCTGGTGCAGTGTGTTCGTCACCTCGACAAGCTACTGACTAAGGCACCCACTGGGAACCACAAG GCTGCTCGGAACAAGCACGCGAAATCTGACTACGGTTGCATATCGTCCAACCCCCTGATATTGCCGGTGATGTGA